The Flavobacterium praedii genome window below encodes:
- the vgrG gene encoding type VI secretion system tip protein VgrG: MSTTSEISSGSIATFSIKVNGEIIPDLFNIYSIHVEKNINRIPIAKIVILDGEPNTGTFDASSSATFLPGATISIEAGYDSKNELIFKGIITSQSIRIDSIVGSALEVECRDPAVKMIVGRKSITYNNKKDSDIISSIIGSYSGLTSEVSTTTTTWPEQVQYYVTDWDYILALAEANGLIVTTINGKVAVNAPDSNTSSVLKVSYGDGLMEFNAKLNSIPQLGNVTSNSWDFKNQAILNGQATPNEAGAGNLSTKKLSEVIGLSVYQLQTSAPLETTDLNSWSKAQIVKSEYSKIIGEAKFQGTSLIDPGKCMTFDGLGDRFNGDYLISGVIHELSEGNWLSTVNLGLSPNWFTEEPDVMAPPASGLLPGARGLLNGTVKQLFGDPDSQYRILVNVLFFDTNGAGIWARLSNFYSTSGAGAFFLPEVGDEVILGFLNEDPRFPVILGSLYSNSKIKPFTGLEPNEKNSIKAIVSKSGISIEFDDENKIWTVATPSKNTINISDKDKQITIKDQNQNSIVMSSSGIDMSSPKSINISAQEKVTIKGTQGIEIESNGGDVETKGLNIKESAAMQYAAHGEQMAEVSGGMELTLKGAMVMIN, translated from the coding sequence ATGAGTACAACAAGCGAAATATCAAGTGGTTCAATTGCCACGTTTTCTATCAAAGTCAATGGAGAAATAATTCCAGATTTGTTTAATATATACTCAATTCATGTTGAAAAAAATATAAACCGAATCCCAATTGCCAAAATAGTAATTCTGGATGGTGAGCCCAATACTGGAACATTTGATGCTAGCTCATCAGCTACATTTCTGCCTGGTGCCACAATTAGTATTGAAGCAGGATATGATTCAAAAAATGAGTTGATTTTTAAAGGAATAATTACAAGCCAATCGATTCGCATTGACAGTATAGTGGGTTCAGCATTAGAAGTTGAATGTCGAGATCCTGCAGTTAAAATGATTGTGGGTCGAAAAAGCATTACCTATAACAATAAAAAAGACAGTGATATTATTTCATCTATTATCGGAAGTTATTCGGGCTTAACTTCGGAAGTTTCGACCACTACAACTACATGGCCCGAACAGGTTCAATATTATGTAACCGATTGGGACTATATTTTGGCTCTTGCCGAAGCAAATGGATTAATTGTAACAACAATAAACGGGAAAGTTGCTGTTAATGCACCAGACAGCAATACCTCATCTGTTTTGAAAGTCTCTTATGGAGATGGCCTGATGGAATTTAATGCAAAACTGAATTCCATTCCTCAACTTGGAAATGTAACTTCTAATTCTTGGGATTTTAAAAATCAAGCAATACTAAATGGTCAAGCCACTCCAAATGAAGCTGGAGCTGGCAATCTATCTACAAAAAAACTTTCCGAAGTCATAGGCCTTTCTGTCTATCAATTACAAACCTCAGCACCATTAGAAACCACTGATTTAAACAGTTGGTCCAAAGCACAAATTGTAAAAAGTGAATATTCGAAAATAATAGGCGAAGCAAAATTTCAAGGTACGAGTTTAATTGACCCAGGAAAATGTATGACTTTTGATGGGCTTGGAGATCGTTTTAATGGTGATTACCTCATCTCTGGCGTGATTCATGAACTATCAGAAGGCAATTGGCTTTCGACAGTAAATCTTGGTCTTTCTCCAAATTGGTTTACAGAAGAACCCGATGTGATGGCACCACCAGCATCTGGCCTTTTGCCTGGAGCTCGAGGCCTTTTGAACGGAACAGTTAAACAACTATTTGGCGATCCTGATTCTCAATATAGAATTCTGGTAAATGTTCTATTCTTTGACACTAACGGAGCAGGTATTTGGGCAAGACTTTCCAATTTTTATTCCACTAGTGGAGCAGGTGCCTTTTTTTTACCTGAAGTAGGTGATGAAGTAATTCTTGGTTTTTTAAATGAAGATCCCCGTTTTCCTGTGATTTTGGGAAGCTTGTACAGTAATTCGAAAATAAAACCTTTTACTGGATTAGAACCCAATGAAAAAAATTCAATAAAAGCCATCGTTTCCAAATCTGGAATTTCAATTGAATTTGATGATGAAAATAAAATTTGGACAGTGGCTACACCCAGTAAAAACACCATAAATATTAGTGACAAAGACAAACAAATTACTATCAAGGATCAAAACCAAAATAGCATCGTAATGTCCAGTAGCGGCATCGATATGTCGAGTCCAAAAAGCATAAACATTTCAGCTCAGGAAAAAGTAACCATCAAAGGAACTCAAGGGATTGAAATTGAATCCAATGGCGGTGATGTTGAAACAAAAGGGTTGAATATAAAAGAATCAGCAGCTATGCAATACGCCGCTCATGGTGAACAAATGGCGGAAGTATCAGGAGGAATGGAATTAACGCTGAAAGGCGCAATGGTAATGATAAACTAG
- a CDS encoding phage tail sheath family protein: protein MKSSKIEKPGVYIQELNAFPNSVVAVATAVPAFIGYTPQAVYKGKSYKNVPVRITSFSDFQAYFCFPNPPLPASPAKQYSPEYYLVQQNSQPTKGDSILINGSYYSIVPDSNTIYYLYNSVKLFYENGGGDAYIVSVSSYGPPSKKAMTPYTTIANPNVQLNDLLSGLALLQKESEPTMYICPEATLLSIENNATLMQNMLLQSSNMQTTMCIFDVIGGNNPDPILYTEDISNFRMNTGTIGLNYGMVYYPFIGTTIMQNQDIDYTNLFGGDIKQLEAIINPTSNPNPSISTIIANIQNPESGLTVTQNNNALIIASPIYSLIIKHVLNDANILPPSGAMAGLITTIDNQVGPWEAPANTSIVGAVSLPICISESQQGNLNIDAVSGKSINAIRIFNGLGILVWGARTLDGNSQDWRYIPVRRTMIFLEQSCKLAAQPYVFQPNDKNTWEAVKSMLSNFLTQVWKQGGLQGASASDAFLVECGLGTTMTGEDILNGFMTVTIKVAVVHPAEFIVLTFQQQMAIPN from the coding sequence ATGAAATCATCCAAAATCGAAAAACCAGGTGTTTATATACAAGAATTAAATGCTTTTCCAAATTCAGTTGTAGCAGTTGCTACTGCTGTTCCAGCATTTATTGGTTACACACCGCAAGCAGTATACAAAGGTAAATCTTACAAAAATGTGCCAGTAAGAATCACTTCCTTTTCAGACTTTCAGGCCTATTTTTGTTTTCCAAACCCTCCGCTTCCTGCTAGTCCTGCTAAACAATACAGTCCCGAATATTATTTAGTACAACAAAATAGCCAACCCACAAAGGGAGATTCTATATTGATTAATGGTTCTTATTATTCTATAGTTCCAGATTCCAATACTATTTATTATTTGTACAATAGTGTAAAGCTTTTTTATGAAAATGGCGGTGGTGATGCTTATATTGTTTCTGTTAGTTCGTATGGTCCTCCTTCCAAAAAGGCAATGACTCCATATACAACAATTGCAAATCCAAATGTGCAACTCAATGACTTATTGTCGGGACTTGCTTTATTACAAAAGGAGTCCGAACCTACAATGTACATCTGCCCGGAAGCAACCTTATTAAGCATTGAGAACAACGCAACACTCATGCAAAATATGCTTCTTCAATCTTCAAATATGCAAACGACAATGTGTATTTTTGATGTCATTGGAGGTAATAATCCCGATCCCATTTTATACACAGAAGACATTTCAAATTTTAGAATGAATACAGGTACTATTGGCCTGAATTATGGAATGGTCTACTACCCTTTTATTGGAACAACCATCATGCAAAATCAGGACATTGATTATACCAACTTATTTGGTGGAGACATAAAACAATTAGAAGCCATCATTAATCCTACGAGTAATCCCAATCCAAGCATCAGCACAATTATTGCAAACATCCAAAATCCGGAGAGTGGTTTGACGGTTACCCAAAACAATAATGCTCTAATAATTGCGAGCCCAATCTATTCCTTGATAATAAAACATGTATTAAATGATGCCAATATTCTTCCTCCAAGTGGTGCAATGGCAGGTTTAATCACTACAATTGACAATCAGGTAGGACCTTGGGAAGCACCCGCAAACACTTCTATCGTTGGAGCTGTGTCATTGCCCATTTGTATTTCAGAGAGTCAACAGGGTAATTTAAATATAGATGCTGTTTCAGGAAAATCCATAAATGCCATTCGAATATTCAATGGACTTGGTATTTTGGTTTGGGGAGCAAGAACTCTGGATGGAAATAGTCAAGACTGGAGGTATATTCCTGTACGAAGAACAATGATTTTTCTTGAGCAGTCTTGCAAATTAGCTGCTCAGCCTTATGTATTTCAACCGAATGACAAAAATACTTGGGAAGCTGTAAAATCAATGTTATCAAACTTTTTAACACAGGTATGGAAACAAGGCGGACTACAAGGTGCCAGTGCATCCGATGCCTTTTTAGTGGAATGTGGTTTGGGAACAACTATGACGGGTGAGGATATCCTTAACGGATTTATGACTGTTACCATAAAAGTTGCTGTTGTTCATCCAGCCGAATTCATTGTCCTAACATTCCAACAACAAATGGCAATCCCCAATTAA
- the hypE gene encoding hydrogenase expression/formation protein HypE — MQESQEKINLHHGSGGEHTTRLLNEVIFKYLDNPILNVRHDGAFLDIQGKLAFTTDSYVVHPIFFKGGNIGELAVNGTVNDLSMCGAIPKYLSLAFIIEEGFGMDEFTAIIKSIRETADKAGVSIVTGDTKVVERGKGDKIYINTAGVGVLHKNANISIKRIQAGDSIIINMPIASHGMAIMSEREGLQFESEILSDTNNLNKFVETLMDNCGNEIHFLRDATRGGLASVLHEITTESKLGMLLKDDAISVDKQVKSACEILGLDPLYVANEGVFVCITSKESETEIIQILESMGQKPSVIGVVTNDEKAKIILESSFGGKRVVSPLIGEQLPRIC; from the coding sequence ATGCAAGAATCTCAGGAAAAAATCAATTTACATCACGGAAGCGGGGGAGAGCACACTACTAGATTGCTAAATGAAGTGATTTTTAAATATTTGGATAATCCAATATTAAATGTGCGACATGATGGTGCTTTCCTTGATATACAAGGCAAATTGGCTTTTACAACCGATAGTTATGTCGTGCATCCGATATTTTTTAAAGGAGGAAATATAGGCGAATTGGCGGTAAATGGTACCGTAAACGATTTGTCCATGTGTGGTGCAATACCAAAATACCTTTCCTTGGCATTTATTATTGAAGAAGGTTTTGGAATGGATGAATTTACAGCAATTATAAAGTCAATCAGAGAAACTGCCGACAAAGCAGGAGTCTCAATTGTTACTGGCGACACAAAAGTGGTTGAGAGAGGCAAAGGAGATAAAATCTACATCAATACTGCAGGGGTTGGAGTTTTGCATAAAAATGCAAATATTAGTATTAAAAGAATCCAAGCAGGGGATTCTATTATCATCAATATGCCGATAGCTTCTCATGGAATGGCGATTATGTCTGAAAGGGAAGGGCTGCAATTTGAAAGTGAAATCCTCAGTGATACCAATAATCTGAACAAGTTTGTAGAAACATTAATGGACAATTGTGGTAATGAAATCCATTTTCTTAGAGACGCCACACGTGGAGGATTGGCCTCTGTTTTACATGAAATTACCACCGAAAGCAAACTTGGAATGCTTTTGAAAGACGATGCTATTAGTGTTGATAAGCAAGTAAAAAGCGCTTGCGAAATTCTAGGATTAGACCCACTGTACGTTGCCAATGAAGGAGTATTTGTGTGTATTACAAGCAAAGAGTCTGAAACTGAAATTATACAAATTTTAGAAAGTATGGGCCAAAAACCATCCGTAATTGGAGTTGTTACCAACGATGAAAAAGCCAAAATCATTCTAGAGAGTTCTTTTGGAGGAAAAAGAGTGGTGAGTCCACTTATTGGGGAGCAGTTGCCTAGAATTTGCTGA
- a CDS encoding phage tail protein gives MDNDTPIEFYFKLTFKDQDIAFQKVSGISKEFSIEEVSSGGENQFKYRLPTVSSSENLVLRRAIVPPDSLLVNWCESCINQGLSSPIQPEKMTLSLVNANDQTIMQWTFHNAYPVKYHVSDLNTQENAIIIESLELAYTYFDVSTITNTTNLFT, from the coding sequence ATGGATAATGATACTCCAATAGAATTTTATTTTAAACTTACTTTTAAAGATCAAGATATTGCTTTCCAAAAAGTTTCGGGTATTTCAAAAGAATTCAGCATTGAAGAAGTTTCTAGTGGTGGTGAAAATCAGTTTAAGTACCGCTTGCCAACTGTTTCCAGTAGCGAAAATTTAGTTCTCAGGAGAGCTATTGTACCACCTGATTCCTTATTAGTGAATTGGTGTGAAAGTTGCATTAATCAAGGATTGTCCAGTCCGATTCAACCCGAAAAAATGACATTAAGTTTAGTCAATGCAAACGATCAAACAATTATGCAATGGACTTTTCATAACGCTTATCCTGTAAAATATCATGTTTCTGACTTGAACACACAGGAAAATGCCATTATTATAGAATCATTAGAACTGGCCTATACCTATTTTGATGTTTCTACAATTACAAATACTACTAATCTTTTTACCTAA
- the hypB gene encoding hydrogenase nickel incorporation protein HypB → MKIIDVNNKKAQTSHVHSHEHHHGHDHEHTHDHEHTHDHDHDHVHLHYETKEIDLEKEILHKNDLLAERNRGYFDAKNIFSINLVSSPGSGKTSLLERTIADLKKEIVFSVIEGDQQTTNDADRIAALEVPVIQINTGKGCHLDSDMISKAVKELAPADHSILMIENVGNLVCPSMFDLGENTRAVIISVTEGEDKPIKYPDMFYGSQICIINKIDLLPYLKFDIEKLKNYAKQVNPHLTFFEVSAYTGEGMEGWYDFLKKSIIN, encoded by the coding sequence GTGAAAATTATAGACGTAAACAATAAAAAAGCACAAACTTCTCACGTTCATTCGCATGAGCATCATCATGGGCATGATCACGAACATACGCATGATCATGAACACACGCATGATCACGATCACGATCATGTACATCTTCATTATGAAACCAAAGAAATTGATTTAGAAAAAGAAATTTTACATAAAAATGATTTATTGGCGGAGCGAAACAGAGGCTATTTTGATGCTAAAAACATTTTTTCTATAAATTTGGTAAGTTCCCCAGGTTCTGGAAAGACCTCTCTTTTGGAAAGAACCATTGCTGATCTGAAAAAAGAAATAGTTTTCTCCGTAATTGAAGGTGATCAGCAAACTACCAATGATGCCGACAGAATCGCTGCACTTGAAGTTCCCGTAATACAAATCAATACAGGTAAAGGATGTCATTTGGATAGTGATATGATTTCAAAAGCCGTCAAAGAATTGGCTCCAGCGGATCATTCGATTTTGATGATTGAAAATGTTGGAAATCTAGTATGTCCATCTATGTTTGATTTGGGCGAAAATACTCGAGCTGTTATTATTTCGGTTACCGAAGGGGAAGACAAACCGATTAAATATCCAGATATGTTTTATGGTTCTCAAATATGCATCATTAACAAAATTGATTTACTTCCTTATTTGAAATTTGATATCGAAAAATTGAAAAATTATGCCAAACAGGTAAATCCTCATCTTACCTTTTTTGAAGTATCAGCTTATACAGGCGAAGGTATGGAAGGTTGGTATGATTTTTTAAAAAAATCCATAATAAACTAA
- a CDS encoding GNAT family N-acetyltransferase: MITTATLEDVFSLEKLINSAYRGETSKQGWTTEANLLSGKRITLDELSEVIQNKSNSILKYTKNNQIIGSVLLVNKESKLYLGMLTVSPELQNSGIGKLLLKEAEVHASSMGLPKIVMTVISIRKELIEWYKRHGYEDTGVREPFPLNDTDAVIANQPLEFIVLEKKL; the protein is encoded by the coding sequence ATGATTACAACAGCAACACTAGAAGATGTATTTTCTTTAGAAAAATTAATCAATTCTGCCTACCGTGGAGAAACTTCAAAACAAGGTTGGACCACAGAAGCAAACCTTTTATCTGGAAAAAGAATTACTTTAGATGAATTATCAGAAGTTATTCAAAACAAAAGCAATAGCATTTTAAAATACACAAAAAACAATCAAATCATCGGATCTGTTTTACTGGTCAATAAAGAATCCAAACTTTATTTGGGAATGCTAACCGTTTCACCAGAATTGCAAAATAGCGGTATTGGAAAATTATTACTAAAAGAAGCCGAAGTTCATGCTTCATCAATGGGTTTGCCTAAAATTGTAATGACCGTAATTTCCATCAGGAAAGAATTAATTGAATGGTACAAACGCCATGGTTACGAGGACACGGGAGTAAGAGAACCATTTCCGCTTAATGATACCGATGCAGTTATTGCGAATCAACCATTAGAATTCATTGTTTTAGAAAAAAAACTTTAA
- a CDS encoding hydrogenase maturation nickel metallochaperone HypA: MHELSIVTSIIKTSEKEITDKNERVLEIFLEIGKLSGIEIASLNFIWELATKGTVLQDSKVTIAQPEGKAKCLDCDFEYHLEKIYDSCTKCNSPFKSIISGKEFKINKLVISNR; encoded by the coding sequence ATGCACGAATTGTCTATTGTGACATCCATTATAAAAACATCCGAAAAAGAAATTACAGATAAAAACGAAAGAGTTTTGGAAATTTTTTTAGAAATTGGTAAGCTTTCCGGGATAGAAATAGCTTCTTTAAATTTTATTTGGGAATTGGCAACAAAAGGAACGGTTTTGCAAGATTCAAAAGTCACCATTGCTCAACCCGAAGGAAAAGCCAAATGCTTGGATTGTGATTTTGAATATCATTTAGAAAAAATATATGATTCTTGTACCAAATGCAATAGTCCTTTTAAAAGTATTATTTCGGGAAAAGAATTTAAAATCAATAAATTAGTAATCTCAAATAGATAA
- a CDS encoding PAAR domain-containing protein, producing the protein MPAAARLTDFHECPMVTPGLPPIPHVGGPIVGPGEPTVLIAGLPAARVGDMLVCVGPPDSIIKGSTTVMIGGMPAARIGDQTAHGGSILLGAFNVIIGG; encoded by the coding sequence ATGCCAGCAGCAGCAAGACTTACAGATTTTCACGAATGCCCAATGGTAACTCCAGGCTTACCTCCTATTCCGCATGTCGGTGGTCCAATCGTTGGCCCAGGAGAACCAACCGTATTAATAGCTGGATTACCTGCCGCAAGAGTTGGTGATATGCTAGTTTGTGTTGGTCCACCAGATTCGATTATTAAAGGATCTACAACAGTAATGATTGGCGGAATGCCAGCAGCAAGAATAGGTGATCAAACAGCACACGGCGGATCAATACTATTGGGAGCTTTTAACGTTATCATTGGGGGATAA
- a CDS encoding NmrA/HSCARG family protein translates to METKKIITVFGATGAQGGGLAIAILADTNSEFSVRVVTRDSNTEKAKSFIELGAEVVEANIDDIQSIKNALKGAYGAYFVTFFWEHFSVDKELQEVRNFIEAARESHLKHIIWSTLEDTRNWMKLDDDRMPTLQEKYKVPHFDGKGEADHFFREADLPTTFLRTSFYWDNFIHFGMGPQKGEDGNYYIAFPMDDKKLAGIAAEDIGKSAYGIFKKGNELIGKTIGIAGEKLSGYEMAEKLSNALNIHVLFNPVSPEVYRNFGFPGADDLGNMFQFKRDFNDDFNAARNEVFAKELNPYLQNFDAWLTNNTSKIPID, encoded by the coding sequence ATGGAAACTAAAAAAATAATCACCGTATTTGGTGCCACAGGAGCACAAGGTGGAGGATTGGCCATAGCTATTTTGGCCGATACAAATAGTGAATTTTCAGTAAGAGTGGTGACAAGAGATTCTAATACTGAAAAAGCTAAATCTTTTATTGAATTAGGGGCTGAAGTTGTCGAAGCTAATATTGATGATATACAAAGCATTAAAAATGCTCTAAAAGGTGCTTATGGTGCTTATTTTGTTACGTTTTTCTGGGAACATTTCTCGGTAGACAAAGAACTACAAGAAGTGCGAAATTTTATTGAAGCGGCAAGAGAATCCCATCTTAAACATATCATTTGGTCAACATTGGAAGACACTCGAAACTGGATGAAATTAGACGATGACAGAATGCCTACTTTACAGGAAAAATACAAAGTTCCTCACTTTGATGGAAAAGGAGAAGCCGATCATTTTTTTAGAGAGGCCGATTTGCCTACTACTTTTTTAAGAACTTCTTTTTATTGGGATAATTTCATCCATTTTGGTATGGGCCCTCAAAAAGGTGAAGACGGGAATTACTATATTGCTTTCCCAATGGATGACAAAAAGCTAGCGGGAATTGCTGCGGAAGATATTGGTAAATCTGCTTATGGAATATTCAAAAAGGGAAATGAATTAATTGGAAAAACAATCGGTATTGCTGGAGAAAAATTAAGCGGATATGAAATGGCTGAAAAACTCTCAAATGCATTGAATATACATGTCCTTTTTAATCCTGTAAGTCCCGAAGTATATCGCAATTTTGGATTTCCAGGAGCTGATGATTTGGGAAATATGTTTCAGTTTAAAAGAGATTTTAATGATGATTTTAATGCTGCAAGAAATGAAGTTTTCGCAAAAGAATTGAATCCTTACCTTCAAAATTTTGATGCATGGCTTACCAATAATACTTCAAAAATTCCTATCGATTAA
- a CDS encoding DUF962 domain-containing protein gives MKTLDQWFEEYAVSHQNPKNKAIHYICVPAIFFSVLGLLMSIPSGFLNSIFHLNQPIIENWGFVALLFVSIFYFRLSVPMAIKIIIFSFLCLILNQYIGQFVPLWAFSIGVFAIAWIGQFYGHNIEGKKPSFLKDIQFLMIGPAWVVQNLFSKK, from the coding sequence ATGAAAACATTAGATCAATGGTTTGAAGAATACGCAGTAAGCCACCAAAACCCAAAAAATAAGGCCATACACTATATTTGTGTTCCTGCTATTTTCTTTTCAGTATTGGGTTTATTGATGAGTATTCCGAGTGGATTTTTGAATTCTATTTTTCATTTAAACCAACCTATCATTGAAAACTGGGGATTTGTAGCTTTGCTATTTGTTTCTATATTTTACTTCAGATTGTCTGTTCCTATGGCTATCAAGATTATCATTTTCTCTTTTCTTTGCTTGATTCTAAATCAATACATCGGACAGTTTGTGCCACTTTGGGCTTTCTCAATTGGAGTTTTCGCTATCGCTTGGATTGGACAATTTTATGGACATAATATTGAAGGCAAAAAACCATCATTCCTAAAAGACATACAATTCTTGATGATTGGTCCTGCTTGGGTGGTACAAAATTTATTTTCAAAAAAATAA
- a CDS encoding phage tail protein, whose translation MATDDGSIEGATWPMPKFRFEVDLGTELTKVAFQEVSGMDVENQIIEYRSTNSPLFSVEKMPGITKYGNITMKRGIFVNDNTFWDWHQQIVMNTIKRRTIVIKLLDESGNVTMQWTLNNAWPTKITSTDLKSDGNEVAIDTIEIAHEQLIISNG comes from the coding sequence ATGGCAACAGATGATGGTAGCATAGAAGGCGCAACATGGCCAATGCCAAAATTTAGGTTTGAAGTAGACTTAGGTACAGAACTTACAAAAGTAGCCTTTCAGGAAGTATCTGGAATGGATGTAGAAAACCAAATAATAGAATATCGAAGTACTAATAGTCCTTTATTTTCTGTAGAAAAAATGCCGGGCATTACCAAATACGGAAATATTACTATGAAGCGAGGCATCTTTGTGAATGACAATACTTTTTGGGATTGGCATCAACAAATTGTAATGAATACAATCAAAAGAAGAACGATTGTAATAAAATTGTTGGATGAAAGTGGAAATGTAACTATGCAATGGACATTAAACAACGCGTGGCCCACTAAAATTACCAGCACCGACTTAAAATCAGATGGAAATGAGGTAGCCATTGACACCATAGAAATTGCACATGAACAATTAATTATTTCAAATGGATAA
- a CDS encoding DJ-1/PfpI family protein, translating into MKKVLFLTGDFTEDYETMVPFQMLEMVGYTVHTVCPNKKKGDTVKTAIHDFEGDQTYTEKPGHNFALNYSFDDVKVEEYDGLVIAGGRAPEYLRLNEKVLEITKHFFTTNKPVAAICHGIQILTAAGVVKGRKLTAYPAVGPEVTLAGGEFQSIPVDGAFVDGNLVTSPAWPAHPSFIREFLKIMGTKIEI; encoded by the coding sequence ATGAAAAAAGTATTGTTCTTAACAGGTGATTTCACCGAAGATTATGAAACTATGGTTCCGTTTCAAATGCTAGAAATGGTAGGATATACTGTTCATACTGTTTGCCCCAATAAAAAAAAGGGAGACACTGTAAAAACAGCTATTCATGATTTTGAAGGCGACCAAACGTATACCGAAAAACCAGGTCACAATTTTGCTCTAAATTATAGTTTTGATGATGTAAAAGTGGAAGAATACGATGGACTAGTTATTGCAGGAGGAAGAGCTCCCGAGTATTTGAGATTGAACGAAAAAGTACTTGAAATAACAAAGCATTTTTTTACCACCAATAAACCCGTTGCTGCCATTTGTCACGGTATTCAAATTTTAACCGCAGCTGGCGTTGTCAAAGGACGAAAATTAACTGCTTATCCTGCAGTAGGTCCAGAAGTAACATTGGCTGGTGGAGAATTCCAATCTATTCCTGTTGATGGAGCATTTGTTGATGGAAACTTAGTCACCTCCCCTGCTTGGCCAGCTCATCCGAGTTTTATAAGAGAATTTCTTAAAATTATGGGAACCAAAATTGAAATTTAA
- a CDS encoding HypC/HybG/HupF family hydrogenase formation chaperone yields the protein MCLAIPGKLEKITQEIDETFRIGSVSFDGVVKEVNLTLVPEAKIGDYLLVHVGAAIAIINEEEAKITMEVLKQMGEEI from the coding sequence ATGTGTCTAGCAATTCCTGGTAAATTAGAAAAAATAACACAAGAAATTGACGAAACTTTCAGAATAGGAAGTGTCTCGTTTGACGGTGTTGTGAAAGAAGTAAATTTGACATTGGTTCCCGAAGCCAAGATCGGAGATTATTTGTTAGTTCATGTTGGAGCTGCCATAGCAATCATAAATGAAGAAGAAGCCAAAATCACCATGGAAGTTCTGAAACAAATGGGCGAAGAAATTTAA